The following nucleotide sequence is from Bacillota bacterium.
TCTGTTGAGGGGGTAATCGCTGTAAAAGGAGACAAGCCGAACTGGCGTCAAGTGGCAGAAGAAAATGGTATTTTGGAATACGTATCTCGGGATGGAAAAGTAACCAAAGCAAGTTATGAAGCGGGGTTAAGACGCTTGTTGCAGGAGCGGGACGATGTTGAATATGAGGAGCCTACTCCTGGAAATAGCCAAGCACTTGGACTCCAACCCGTTCTTCTGAGCCACTTACCCGGTTTTTACTTACTACCTGCAATTACGGATTACTCTAATGAAATAGACCGTCGGTCTTCCTCAACCGTCTTCCGGCGGCTCATGGGGGATTTAGCAGACAGAATAATAAAAACGGACCCCCGCTACTCAGAAATAGAGTTATCACTACAAAGGATTAAAAACCTGTTGAACCCGCCGGAAAGTGGCGAAGACCGACCAGATGAGTTGAAGAGGCTGGATGTACTCTCGAAGATTGAAGAAACGCTCCAAAAGACGATTGTCAGGCTTATGCCCTCTGTAAATTCCGTACGTCTTAAGGTCATGATGGAAGGGACGAGGGATTTATTTTTGCAAGGTGTCTCCCTTAAAGTAGATGACGGAGTTTTGACAGATGTATTAGAGAAAGGGCACGGGCTACAAAGAAGCGTCGTCTTTGGACTCTTACAGACTTTAATCATGAACCAACGGGGAGAGTTGCTGCCATCAGGTGATGGTGAAACAAAATCTTTCCGGCCGATCATTCTGGCAATTGAGGAACCTGAGCTATATATACACCCCCAGATGCAGAGATTGATTTTTAGCGTACTGCGCAAGTTCGCAGAGTCTGATCAAGTTATCTATACCACCCATTCTCCTGCCTTTGTTGATGTAGCAAATTACCACTGTGTTGGAGTTACGAGAAAGGATACTGTCGAAGTCGGAACACGTGTATACCAGTGCGATCCAGGTTTGCTGGGGTCTCCTGAGGAAAGAAAGGGGTTCCAATTTCTGAACAGCTTTGGTTTAGAACAAAACCAGCTATTCTTCGCTAAGAAAGTTATTTTGGTTGAAGGCGAACAAGACGGTATAGCTATTGTATCAGCAGGAAGAAAACTTGGATTATTCAAGGAGTTTCCAGAAGAGATTGGCTATACGATTATAATAGCCGGCAATAAACAAGAAATTCCTAAATTTCAGAAGCTACTGAATGCGTTTCAGCTTCCTTATATTGTTTGGCTTGAGTTGGATGGTAAAAGTGAAGAAGATGACGAAAATATAAGGATTATTGATCTACTGAATGGGAATCGATGCGTCAAGCTACCTCAGCGGCTTGAAGAGCTTGTGAACCACAGCGGTCATTTCGGGAGCACGTATCATGCCAAGAAATACTTTGAGAACCCAGATAATATTAGCAGTGAATTAGAAAAACGAGTTAAGGAACTCTTTCAATAGTTAGGAGTGTGACCGCATGCCCTGTCTCACTGATTCTCAACGTAAACATATCATAGAACTCCTTAATCAAGGTGCCGAGTTACCTTTGGATTATAAAAACTTATTATTTCCACCCGAACGTCGGGAGTATGAACTGGTATACGCCGGCAAAGAGCGCGAAGAAGATATTTTGGCTGAGACGATGGGAGTTCCCCTACAGCCCATCCGGGCCTTTGGTAGCAACGGCGAGGGTTGGCATAATATGCTCATTTTTGGTGATAACCTTCAGGCAATGAAAACTCTGCTGAAAATGAAGGAGCAGGGGCAACTAATAAACGCTGATGGCTCGCGGGGAGTGAAGCTGGTCTATATTGATCCACCATTTGGAACAGGTGATGAGTATGGGCCAGGAAATGGTGAGATATCTTACTCAGCAAAAGTTCAAGGAGCCAGGTTTATTGAATTTCTTAGAAAGAGACTTATCTTTATCAGGGAATTACTCGCAGATACCGGTAGTGTTTTTGTTCGGTTAGATTATCACTTTGGACATTACTTAAAAGTAATAATGGACGAAGTCTTTGGTCAAAACAATTTTAGAAACGAGATCGTCATTAATAGGGTGATGAGATCTTTACGAAATCTGAGTAGATTCAATGTGAGTGTCGAATCATTATATTTTTACTCCAAGACATCTAACTACTACTTTCACAATCCTGAAACTTCTCGGAGATGCTATTATTGCGGAGCGGAGAAGGAACCAGAGTGGTTGGACATGGTTTCTCCTGGTTTGAGAAATCCTCCAGAAAGAATCATTTTCGGTAAGAAGTACCTCCCAAGAAGGGGAAGGCACTTTACCTTTACTCAGGAGCGAATAGACGAATTAGTACGAGAAGGTAGAGTGAGGATTAATCCTGATATCTCTTACTACGACTTAAATGGCAATATGGTTAAGGGACGCCCAGAATATTTACAAACCGAATCGGTACCAGTTGATAATAACTGGACAGATCTTAAAGGTTATGCCTTTACAACGGGCTATCCAACCGAGAATAGCGAGGAGTTACTAGAACGAGTAATCATTACTGCGTCGCAAGTTGGCGACATCGTCCTCGATGCCTTCGCTGGTTCTGGTACAACACTGGCCGTGGCTGAAAAATTGGGCCGCCGCTGGATCGGGATAGATTGCGGTAAGCTGGCCATTTATACCATTCAAAAAAGAATGCTTAATCTCAAGAGTGATATCGGTAATAAAGGCAAGCCGTTAAAGCCTAAGCCATTCATTCTTTATAACGCAGGCCTATACGACTTTGCACGCCTTAAAGAGCTGCCCTGGGAAGGATGGCGTTCCTACGCGCTTGGGCTGTTTCAGTGTCAGGATAAACCCCATAAAGTCGCTGGCATTGAACTGGACGGCTATCGCGGTGGCGACGACGTGCTGGTTTTCAATCACACCCTGGGTGGCGGTGTTATCCTGGACTACGGCTTCATTGATGACTTACATGCCCAGATCGGTTCTAGGATTGGCCCGCGCTTTTTTATTATTGCCCCTGCTGCCAGTGTAGCATTCCTCGAAGACTATGTGGATAAAGGGCGTACGCGCTATTATATTCTGCGGATACCGTATTCCATTATTAACGAACTTCATAACCGTGACTTTGAAGCCATTACTCAGCCTGTGGATGAAACACAGGTAAATGAAACAGTTGAAGCGGTCGGTTTCGATTTTATTAGGCCTCCCAAAGTCGAATGTGACTACTTTGTTCGCCAACGTGAAGGTGGAGGAACCAAGGACGCGGTAATTAAAATTAAGACTTTCAAGAGTGAGGCACTGGCAAAAGGAGCCAGCTCAAAAGGCAACTTAGAGACCCTCTCTATGGTTTTGGTAGATTATAACTACCCTTACGATCCAGCGCGTAAAGGGAAGGAACCTTTTCCACCGTTCCAACTTGATGCCGTCTTTTTTGCTAGTGATATCCAGGCGGCTGGTTGGGAAGTAAGGATGCCTTTTGATTTATTAGGTGAGTATATCATGGTAATTTATATAGACATTTACGGTAACGAGTATACCGAAGTCAAAGCGTCTGCAGACTTTGTTGAAAATATAGGCGAATAAGGAAGAATATGATTTATGCCTCATCAACAGCGATTTCGCAATGAGGATTTAGTCTTACGTGTTAGCCACAACGTTGACCCGGCTCTTTTCGACATCGCGCGGTACGAGCCATTTATTGAGGCGCTGTGCGGTACGCGCGAGTACCAGAAAGAAGCGATCCGCGTAGTGTTGCGGTACTTCTTGGGTGGCCGTTATGCCAACTTGCGGCAGTTGGCCGAAGAGAACTTTTATTCTAATGACGTTTTGAAAGAGCGGTATGCCACATTCCGTGATATGGAACGCCATTTGCAGTTACCCGACCAACTTTCATGTTCGATTGACCTAGCAACTGCTACCGGCAAGAGTTACGTTATGTATGGCATCGCGCGCATCATGTTGGCGCATGGCGCAATAGACAGGGTCCTTGTGCTGTGTCCGTCACGTACTATTGAAAAGGGCTTGACGGAAAAATTCCGCCAGCTTTCGGGCGACATGATACTCAAGAG
It contains:
- a CDS encoding ATP-dependent endonuclease; amino-acid sequence: MKLCSLRIKNYRSIVDSGDVRIEPFQIFVGENNAGKSNILKAIDVFLAPGAGGVQESNFFDKSQPIVIICTFTGLTSEERKALRPYLLGDKLILEKHLVAQTEEKTGKIKIVAEYYGYVAKPKDWWLSVEGVIAVKGDKPNWRQVAEENGILEYVSRDGKVTKASYEAGLRRLLQERDDVEYEEPTPGNSQALGLQPVLLSHLPGFYLLPAITDYSNEIDRRSSSTVFRRLMGDLADRIIKTDPRYSEIELSLQRIKNLLNPPESGEDRPDELKRLDVLSKIEETLQKTIVRLMPSVNSVRLKVMMEGTRDLFLQGVSLKVDDGVLTDVLEKGHGLQRSVVFGLLQTLIMNQRGELLPSGDGETKSFRPIILAIEEPELYIHPQMQRLIFSVLRKFAESDQVIYTTHSPAFVDVANYHCVGVTRKDTVEVGTRVYQCDPGLLGSPEERKGFQFLNSFGLEQNQLFFAKKVILVEGEQDGIAIVSAGRKLGLFKEFPEEIGYTIIIAGNKQEIPKFQKLLNAFQLPYIVWLELDGKSEEDDENIRIIDLLNGNRCVKLPQRLEELVNHSGHFGSTYHAKKYFENPDNISSELEKRVKELFQ
- a CDS encoding site-specific DNA-methyltransferase; its protein translation is MPCLTDSQRKHIIELLNQGAELPLDYKNLLFPPERREYELVYAGKEREEDILAETMGVPLQPIRAFGSNGEGWHNMLIFGDNLQAMKTLLKMKEQGQLINADGSRGVKLVYIDPPFGTGDEYGPGNGEISYSAKVQGARFIEFLRKRLIFIRELLADTGSVFVRLDYHFGHYLKVIMDEVFGQNNFRNEIVINRVMRSLRNLSRFNVSVESLYFYSKTSNYYFHNPETSRRCYYCGAEKEPEWLDMVSPGLRNPPERIIFGKKYLPRRGRHFTFTQERIDELVREGRVRINPDISYYDLNGNMVKGRPEYLQTESVPVDNNWTDLKGYAFTTGYPTENSEELLERVIITASQVGDIVLDAFAGSGTTLAVAEKLGRRWIGIDCGKLAIYTIQKRMLNLKSDIGNKGKPLKPKPFILYNAGLYDFARLKELPWEGWRSYALGLFQCQDKPHKVAGIELDGYRGGDDVLVFNHTLGGGVILDYGFIDDLHAQIGSRIGPRFFIIAPAASVAFLEDYVDKGRTRYYILRIPYSIINELHNRDFEAITQPVDETQVNETVEAVGFDFIRPPKVECDYFVRQREGGGTKDAVIKIKTFKSEALAKGASSKGNLETLSMVLVDYNYPYDPARKGKEPFPPFQLDAVFFASDIQAAGWEVRMPFDLLGEYIMVIYIDIYGNEYTEVKASADFVENIGE